The following are encoded together in the Thiobacillus sp. SCUT-2 genome:
- the hisA gene encoding 1-(5-phosphoribosyl)-5-[(5-phosphoribosylamino)methylideneamino]imidazole-4-carboxamide isomerase, with protein MLIIPAIDLKDGHCVRLEQGEMAKATVFSEDPAATARHWKAQGARRLHLVDLNGAFAGKPVNDAAIRSIVDAVGDEMPVQLGGGIRDLATIERYLDDGVRYVIIGTAAVKNPGFLHEACDAFPGHVMVGLDAKDGKVAVEGWSKLTGHDVIDLAKRFEGYGVEAVIYTDIGRDGMLTGVNVEATQRLAQALSIPVIASGGVTNLDDVRALSAVAKDGIIGAITGRAIYQGTLDFAAAQKLADELAGGVFGV; from the coding sequence ATGCTGATCATCCCCGCTATCGACCTCAAAGACGGCCACTGCGTGCGCCTGGAACAGGGCGAAATGGCCAAGGCCACGGTGTTCTCCGAGGACCCCGCCGCCACCGCGCGCCACTGGAAGGCGCAGGGCGCACGGCGCCTGCACCTGGTCGACCTGAACGGCGCGTTCGCCGGCAAGCCGGTCAACGATGCGGCGATCCGTTCCATCGTCGACGCGGTGGGCGACGAAATGCCGGTGCAGCTCGGCGGCGGCATCCGCGACCTCGCCACCATCGAGCGCTACCTCGACGACGGCGTGCGCTACGTCATCATCGGCACTGCCGCCGTGAAGAACCCCGGCTTCCTGCACGAGGCCTGCGACGCCTTTCCCGGCCACGTCATGGTCGGGCTCGACGCCAAGGACGGCAAGGTCGCCGTCGAGGGCTGGTCCAAGCTCACCGGCCATGACGTCATCGATCTGGCCAAGCGCTTCGAAGGGTATGGCGTCGAGGCCGTCATCTACACCGACATCGGCCGCGACGGCATGCTCACCGGCGTCAACGTCGAGGCCACCCAGCGTCTGGCGCAGGCGCTGTCGATCCCGGTTATCGCCAGCGGCGGCGTCACCAACCTCGACGACGTCCGTGCGCTATCCGCGGTGGCCAAGGACGGCATCATCGGCGCGATCACCGGTCGCGCCATCTACCAGGGCACGCTCGATTTCGCCGCGGCGCAGAAGCTCGCCGACGAGCTGGCGGGCGGCGTGTTCGGCGTCTGA
- the hisH gene encoding imidazole glycerol phosphate synthase subunit HisH produces the protein MSVDIAVIDYGMGNLRSVSKAIEHVAPSASAVVTSDPAVIAGAGRVVFPGQGAAPDCMREIDARGLRQVIVDAARSKPFLGICMGMQVLFEHSEEGDTACLGILQGTVQRFPQEAMHDDKGGKLKVPHMGWNNVHQAMPHPLWVGIEEGERFYFVHSYFVQPTAPDVIAGFSHYPFPFTCAVASGNIFAVQFHPEKSQNAGLALLGNFVTWNPGEHASACDMSGAACA, from the coding sequence GTGAGCGTCGATATCGCCGTCATCGACTACGGCATGGGCAACCTGCGCTCGGTGTCCAAGGCCATCGAGCACGTCGCGCCGTCGGCGAGCGCCGTCGTCACGTCCGACCCGGCCGTGATCGCCGGGGCCGGCCGCGTGGTATTCCCGGGGCAGGGCGCCGCACCGGACTGCATGCGCGAAATCGACGCGCGCGGGCTGCGCCAGGTCATCGTCGACGCCGCCCGGAGCAAGCCCTTCCTCGGCATCTGCATGGGCATGCAGGTGCTGTTCGAGCACAGCGAGGAAGGCGACACCGCCTGCCTCGGCATCCTGCAGGGCACGGTCCAGCGCTTTCCGCAGGAGGCGATGCACGACGACAAGGGCGGCAAGCTCAAGGTGCCGCACATGGGCTGGAACAACGTCCACCAGGCGATGCCGCATCCGCTGTGGGTGGGCATCGAAGAGGGCGAGCGCTTCTACTTCGTCCACAGCTACTTCGTGCAGCCGACCGCGCCCGACGTGATCGCCGGCTTCTCCCACTACCCGTTTCCGTTCACCTGCGCCGTGGCGTCGGGCAACATCTTCGCCGTCCAGTTCCATCCGGAAAAGAGCCAGAACGCCGGGCTGGCCCTGCTGGGCAATTTCGTCACCTGGAATCCGGGCGAGCATGCCTCCGCCTGCGATATGTCCGGCGCAGCCTGCGCCTAA
- the hisB gene encoding imidazoleglycerol-phosphate dehydratase HisB, with translation MRTAQVSRNTLETRITVSLNLDGTGSAKLATGVPFLDHMLDQIARHGLIDLDITAEGDLHIDAHHTVEDTGITLGQAFAKALGDKKGIRRYGHAYVPLDEALSRVVIDLSGRPGLEYHVDYTRARIGEFDVDLFLEFFRGFVNHAAVTLHIDNLRGINAHHQAETIFKAFGRALRMAVEADPRMGDVLPSTKGAL, from the coding sequence ATGCGTACCGCCCAAGTCAGCCGCAACACCCTCGAAACCCGGATCACGGTCAGCCTCAACCTCGACGGCACGGGGTCGGCGAAACTCGCGACCGGCGTGCCCTTCCTCGACCACATGCTCGACCAGATCGCGCGCCACGGCCTGATCGACCTCGACATCACGGCTGAGGGTGATCTTCACATCGACGCCCACCACACCGTCGAGGACACCGGGATTACGCTGGGGCAGGCCTTCGCCAAGGCGCTCGGCGACAAGAAGGGCATCCGCCGCTACGGCCACGCCTACGTGCCGCTCGACGAGGCGCTGTCGCGCGTGGTGATCGACCTCTCCGGCCGCCCCGGCCTCGAGTACCACGTCGACTACACCCGCGCGCGCATCGGCGAGTTCGACGTCGACCTCTTCCTCGAATTCTTCCGCGGCTTCGTCAACCACGCCGCGGTGACGCTGCACATCGACAACCTGCGCGGCATCAACGCCCACCACCAGGCCGAGACCATCTTCAAGGCCTTCGGCCGCGCGCTGCGCATGGCGGTGGAAGCCGACCCGCGCATGGGCGACGTGCTGCCCTCCACCAAGGGTGCACTATGA